GGGTTCGCCGCCATGAGGATACGCGCCCCTTCTGTGGAAAGCGCGCCGCGGGCCACCTCGAAGACAGTCTCGGGAATGCCGGAGGCTTCGTCGATCAAGAAGATCATATGGTCTGCGTGGAAGCCCTGCAGCGCTTCGGGGTTCTCCTTCCTGCCCGTGCGGGCGGCCACAAAGCCCGGGGTGCCGTCCATAGTCACCTTGTCGCCTTTTACGCGGATCGCCGACTTCCACGGTTCCAGCATCCTACTGCGCCACTTCTCGATTTCGGGGAAGAGTATATCCTCCAGCTGATGGGCCGTAGGAGCGGTCGCAGGAACCTTGACGTCCCAAAAACAGACGAGCGCCCACAACGCGATCCAAGCGAACATCGTCGACTTGCCCGTGCCGTGCCCAGAACGAATGGAAACGTGCGCCCCCGGCCTGCTGAAAGCGACGAGCGCCGATTCCTGCTGCTTTGTAGGTTCCACGTCGAGACACTCGACGACGAAATCCAGAATACTGTCGCGCCAGCGCTCGACGTCGGATATAAGCTTTTCTTCCGGAGTCAGCTCATCGTTCATCCCGCTCACCCTCCGCGGCTTTCGACCCACGTTTCTTTCGACGTTCTTCTATCGTCTGCGTGATACCAGCGGCGGAAACCTCGATATTCACCGTAGTATCCGGAGACTTGAGCCCCCTCATCTCAGCCAGCAGCTTGATGGCGCTCAACCTGTCTTCTAGGGCGATTTTCGGGGCCAATATTATAGTGTCTTTATTGCCTATGTTTTGTACTTCCATGGACTTTATAGCGGTCGTCTTCTTTAAAGGCATGTCGCAAGTCGGATAAAAAATGACGCCGTCGAAGTCCAGATGAAGTTGTCCGTTGTCTTTCCTCGCCTGAGCGTCAAGCGCTTCCCGTCTGTTCGGGTCGCCGCTCCCATTTGAAATCTGGACGTAATCCGTAACGTCGGAATCTATAAACGCTATGAGCTTGTTCACAAGATAGCGGTCCAACGCAGCGCCCTTATAGTCTGCGTGGGCAAGCTGTTCAAGCTCTAATTCCCTGATTCTGGCTTTTATGTCAGGCTTTGTCAGGTTCTCGCTCGCCTGTTGTCTTGCACAGTTTTTCGAATACCCGGCGCGTATCGCCGCTTGTGTGGCGTTGCGCTTGGGGTCGTTGACATACTCTATGCAAAACCGCTCCTGCATCTCACTGAGCGCCATCATTACCGCCTCCTTCCTACTTTTCATAAAATACGCTATACATTTGCTACTGTTTGAGATACAATATAGAAACATAAAAACAAAGGGGGAATCGCAATGGCCGGCAAGACAGCCATGCTGCACATAAGGATAGAACCGGACATAAAAGAAGAAGCCGATTACATCTTCGGGCAGATAGGCATCACTACCTCCGACGCCGTTAAAATATTCCTGCGCAAAGCCATCTATTCATCCGGCTTCCCGTTTGAAGTGACCGCGCCGACGCCCAACGCGGAAACTATCGCGGCCATGGAAGAGGCCAAACGCATAGCGCACGATCCGAACGCGAAAACATACGCCGATTTCAGCGAAATACTCAAAGAAATCGACGAAGAAATAGCCGACGAGGAAAAAGCCCCGTGTCTAAGCTGACGGTTCGACAGACCAGCCAATTTAAGAAAGAACTCAAAAAGGCGAGAAAACAGGGCAAAGAGATGGCCGCAATGGATAAAGCCGTCTCTTTGCTCCAAAACTGTGAGGCCCTGCCGCCTAAATTCAAAGACCACGCCCTCACGGGCGACTGGAAGGGCTATCGCGAGTGCCACCTCTCGCCGGACTGGCTGTTGGTTTATATGATAGAAAACGACGTCCTCGTACTCACCCTCACCCGTACCGGCAGCCACGCCGAAATATTCGGCAAATAAATAGTAAAAAAGCCCGACAAAAAAGCCGCCCTCCCGATCGGGGAG
Above is a genomic segment from Synergistes jonesii containing:
- a CDS encoding type II toxin-antitoxin system YafQ family toxin, with amino-acid sequence MSKLTVRQTSQFKKELKKARKQGKEMAAMDKAVSLLQNCEALPPKFKDHALTGDWKGYRECHLSPDWLLVYMIENDVLVLTLTRTGSHAEIFGK
- a CDS encoding type II toxin-antitoxin system RelB/DinJ family antitoxin, which translates into the protein MAGKTAMLHIRIEPDIKEEADYIFGQIGITTSDAVKIFLRKAIYSSGFPFEVTAPTPNAETIAAMEEAKRIAHDPNAKTYADFSEILKEIDEEIADEEKAPCLS
- a CDS encoding terminase small subunit: MALSEMQERFCIEYVNDPKRNATQAAIRAGYSKNCARQQASENLTKPDIKARIRELELEQLAHADYKGAALDRYLVNKLIAFIDSDVTDYVQISNGSGDPNRREALDAQARKDNGQLHLDFDGVIFYPTCDMPLKKTTAIKSMEVQNIGNKDTIILAPKIALEDRLSAIKLLAEMRGLKSPDTTVNIEVSAAGITQTIEERRKKRGSKAAEGERDER